Proteins from one Nakamurella multipartita DSM 44233 genomic window:
- a CDS encoding DUF4032 domain-containing protein — protein sequence MQFATGPDPMDLLTLPWSTALERWPKEKLVSLPRGISRHVVRFVRIGGIVYAIKEISQGLAEHEYGLLRELAKRELPVVQAVGVVANRMTPEGEPLDAALVTKHLKFSLPYRALFSRRMDPELETKLLDALAELLVRLHLVGFAWKDCSLSNTLFRRDAGALAAYLVDAETGELRESLSKGQRLQDLDIVETNVAGELLDLQMSGLLPESIDPLETAMSVIERYERLWELLTAPQTMGDDEWWRIEQRLRKLNELGFDVAQIHINEHDGDPHVMVQTQVVDAGHHRKRLFALTGINVQENQARRILNDLDTYRSQAVMPGTEVDEDTVAHHYVTDVYDPVVEAIPAGLAEKLEPAEVFHEVLEHRWYLTQAAEREVSMDYATQSYMQTVLRHRPDEKAFLDSSLMGVGALDADDISDDPPDSDPEENDPADVDMSDDDMSDDAQAG from the coding sequence ATGCAGTTCGCGACCGGACCCGACCCCATGGACCTGCTGACCCTGCCCTGGTCAACGGCGTTGGAACGCTGGCCCAAGGAGAAACTGGTCTCCCTGCCTCGGGGTATCTCTCGGCACGTCGTCCGGTTCGTCCGGATCGGCGGCATCGTCTACGCGATCAAGGAGATCAGCCAGGGACTGGCCGAGCACGAGTACGGGCTGCTGCGCGAGCTGGCCAAACGCGAGTTGCCGGTGGTGCAGGCGGTCGGCGTGGTGGCCAACCGGATGACCCCGGAGGGCGAGCCGCTGGACGCCGCCCTGGTCACCAAGCACCTGAAGTTCTCCCTGCCCTACCGGGCCCTGTTCTCCCGCCGGATGGACCCGGAGCTGGAGACCAAGCTGCTGGACGCACTGGCCGAGCTGCTGGTCCGGTTGCACCTGGTCGGCTTCGCCTGGAAGGACTGCTCGCTGTCCAACACCCTGTTCCGGCGCGACGCCGGCGCCCTGGCCGCCTACCTGGTGGACGCCGAGACCGGCGAGCTGCGCGAGTCACTGTCCAAGGGGCAGCGCCTGCAGGATCTGGACATCGTGGAGACCAACGTCGCCGGCGAGCTGTTGGACCTGCAGATGTCCGGCCTGCTACCCGAGTCGATCGACCCGTTGGAGACCGCGATGTCGGTCATCGAACGGTACGAGCGGCTCTGGGAGCTGCTCACCGCGCCACAGACCATGGGCGACGACGAGTGGTGGCGCATCGAGCAGCGGCTGCGCAAGCTCAACGAGCTGGGCTTCGACGTGGCCCAGATCCACATCAACGAGCACGACGGCGACCCGCACGTGATGGTGCAGACCCAGGTCGTGGACGCCGGCCACCACCGCAAGCGGTTGTTCGCCCTGACCGGCATCAACGTGCAGGAGAACCAGGCCCGGCGCATCCTCAACGACCTGGACACCTACCGGTCGCAGGCCGTCATGCCCGGCACCGAGGTCGACGAGGACACCGTGGCCCACCACTACGTCACCGACGTCTACGACCCCGTCGTCGAGGCCATCCCGGCCGGGCTGGCCGAGAAGCTCGAACCGGCCGAGGTCTTCCACGAGGTGCTCGAACACCGCTGGTACCTGACCCAGGCGGCCGAGCGGGAGGTCTCGATGGACTACGCGACCCAGTCCTACATGCAGACCGTGCTGCGCCACCGGCCGGACGAGAAGGCGTTCCTGGACTCCAGCCTGATGGGGGTCGGCGCCCTGGACGCCGACGACATCAGTGACGACCCGCCCGACAGCGATCCGGAAGAGAACGACCCGGCAGACGTCGACATGAGTGACGACGACATGAGTGACGACGCGCAGGCCGGCTGA
- a CDS encoding HdeD family acid-resistance protein produces the protein MTTNVRGMGEIAAKYWWVILVRGIILILLGMAMLIWPKQSVWVFAIIFVAYLIVDGIMSIFQGLSARRSGQSGTGDLVVGALSILAGIVILVWPKESGTVIAFLVAFWALLAGISGIAGGLALRKQPGSGWGWFVAWGVLAFAFGVIVLFNPAALLVSLLWLVAIWAIMAGILFAIASFYVRKAGNLIVAQTST, from the coding sequence ATGACGACAAACGTGCGCGGCATGGGTGAGATCGCCGCCAAGTACTGGTGGGTCATCCTGGTCCGCGGGATCATCCTGATCCTGCTGGGCATGGCCATGTTGATCTGGCCGAAGCAATCGGTCTGGGTCTTCGCCATCATCTTCGTGGCCTACCTGATCGTCGACGGCATCATGTCGATCTTCCAGGGCCTGTCCGCCCGCCGGTCCGGGCAGTCGGGCACCGGCGACCTCGTGGTCGGCGCCCTGTCCATCCTGGCCGGCATCGTCATCCTGGTCTGGCCGAAGGAGAGCGGGACGGTCATCGCCTTCCTGGTCGCCTTCTGGGCCCTGCTGGCCGGCATCTCCGGCATCGCCGGTGGGCTGGCCCTGCGCAAGCAGCCCGGGTCCGGCTGGGGCTGGTTCGTCGCCTGGGGCGTGCTGGCCTTCGCGTTCGGCGTCATCGTGCTGTTCAACCCGGCCGCACTGCTGGTCAGCCTGCTCTGGCTGGTGGCGATCTGGGCGATCATGGCCGGCATCCTGTTCGCCATCGCCAGCTTCTACGTCCGCAAGGCCGGCAACCTCATCGTCGCGCAGACCTCCACCTGA